The Halofilum ochraceum genome includes a region encoding these proteins:
- a CDS encoding prephenate dehydrogenase produces MTERVVIAGVGLIGGSFGLALRAAGFDGELVGLGRDPARLDAALECGAIDRAETEAAAATADADVILLAVPMGAMASVLAAIAPALEPRTIVTDAGSVKGSFVTDAHRILGSLARVVPGHPIAGTERSGVDAAFAELYRGRRVILTPTEETEPEATETVERLWSLTGANVERLPVEAHDRLLAATSHLPHMLAFGLVDALARGDDPDAVFRYAAGGFRDFTRIASSDPVMWRDICLANRDALLEALEAYRDDLEQLTAEVRDGDGDGLLSRFRRAKTARDRFCG; encoded by the coding sequence ATGACGGAACGGGTCGTCATCGCCGGTGTCGGCCTGATCGGCGGATCGTTCGGGCTGGCACTGCGCGCGGCCGGTTTCGACGGGGAGCTGGTCGGGCTGGGGCGCGATCCGGCCCGGCTCGATGCGGCGCTGGAGTGCGGCGCGATCGACCGCGCGGAGACCGAAGCGGCCGCGGCGACCGCGGACGCCGATGTGATCCTGCTGGCGGTGCCGATGGGCGCGATGGCCTCCGTGCTGGCCGCGATCGCGCCGGCACTCGAGCCGCGGACCATCGTGACCGATGCCGGCAGCGTCAAAGGCAGTTTTGTCACCGATGCCCACAGGATCCTCGGTTCCCTTGCGCGGGTGGTCCCTGGTCATCCGATCGCCGGGACCGAGCGCTCCGGGGTCGATGCCGCGTTCGCCGAACTGTATCGGGGCCGTCGTGTCATCCTGACGCCGACGGAGGAGACCGAACCCGAAGCGACCGAAACCGTCGAACGGCTTTGGTCACTGACCGGGGCCAATGTCGAGCGCCTGCCGGTCGAGGCGCATGATCGCCTGCTGGCGGCGACCAGCCATCTGCCGCATATGCTCGCCTTTGGTCTGGTCGATGCGCTCGCCCGGGGCGACGATCCCGACGCGGTGTTTCGCTACGCGGCCGGCGGTTTCCGGGATTTCACGCGTATCGCTTCGAGCGATCCGGTGATGTGGCGGGATATCTGCCTCGCCAACCGGGATGCGCTGCTGGAAGCGCTGGAGGCGTACCGGGATGACCTTGAACAACTGACCGCCGAGGTACGCGATGGCGACGGCGACGGCCTGCTGTCGCGATTCCGGCGGGCCAAGACGGCACGGGACCGGTTCTGCGGATGA
- the pheA gene encoding prephenate dehydratase encodes MSDSEVSRDRLETIRDRIDDLDHRILALINERAGCALEVADIKRAAGEALNFSRPEREAQVLRALAQGNGGPLDSEAVTRVFREIISACLALEQPLSIAYLGPSGTFTEAAAYKHFGRSIDTRPLAAIDEVFREVAAGAAHFGVVPVENSTEGMVTHTLDVFVNSSLRICGEILLPVHQHLITREQELVDIHTVYSHQQSLAQCREWLDANLPNARRISVTSNGEAARRSAEELGTAAIGPRMAAEIYELDLLVERIEDEPDNTTRFLVIGDHDVPPSGDDKTSLLLSARNRPGALFHLIKPLSDHGIDMTRLESRPTRGRLWEYMFFVDIVGHADSDEVRPALEALKDEAALCRVLGSYPRAVS; translated from the coding sequence ATGAGCGATTCCGAAGTATCCCGCGACCGGCTCGAGACGATCCGTGACCGTATCGACGATCTCGATCACCGGATCCTCGCGCTCATCAACGAGCGCGCGGGCTGTGCGCTCGAGGTGGCCGACATCAAGCGCGCCGCCGGCGAGGCGCTCAATTTCTCGCGCCCGGAACGCGAGGCCCAGGTCCTGCGCGCGCTGGCCCAGGGCAACGGCGGCCCGTTGGATAGCGAGGCCGTCACCCGGGTGTTCCGCGAGATCATTTCCGCGTGCCTGGCACTGGAACAGCCGCTGTCGATCGCCTATCTGGGGCCATCCGGGACGTTCACCGAGGCCGCCGCCTACAAGCACTTCGGGCGCTCCATCGATACCCGGCCGCTGGCGGCGATCGATGAGGTCTTCCGCGAGGTCGCCGCGGGGGCCGCGCACTTCGGTGTGGTGCCGGTCGAGAACTCGACCGAGGGCATGGTCACGCATACGCTCGATGTGTTCGTGAACTCGAGCCTGCGGATCTGCGGCGAGATCCTGCTGCCGGTGCATCAGCACCTGATCACGCGCGAACAGGAACTGGTCGACATCCACACCGTGTACTCGCACCAGCAGTCGCTGGCGCAGTGCCGCGAGTGGCTCGATGCGAATCTGCCCAATGCACGGCGCATCTCGGTCACGAGCAACGGCGAGGCGGCGCGGCGCTCCGCGGAGGAACTGGGCACGGCCGCGATCGGACCGCGCATGGCCGCCGAGATCTATGAACTCGATCTGCTGGTCGAGCGTATCGAGGACGAGCCCGACAACACCACGCGCTTCCTGGTCATCGGCGACCACGACGTGCCGCCGTCGGGCGACGACAAGACCTCACTGCTGCTCTCGGCCCGCAACCGCCCGGGCGCGCTGTTCCACCTGATCAAGCCGCTGTCCGACCACGGCATCGACATGACCCGGCTGGAATCGCGCCCCACGCGCGGCCGCCTGTGGGAATACATGTTCTTCGTCGACATCGTCGGCCACGCCGACAGCGACGAAGTCCGCCCGGCCCTCGAAGCCCTGAAAGACGAAGCAGCCCTCTGCCGGGTACTCGGCTCGTACCCGAGAGCCGTTTCCTGA
- the hisC gene encoding histidinol-phosphate transaminase produces the protein MSFDPVELAVPGVRGLAPYEPGKPIEALAREYGLSDIIKLASNENPRGPSPRAVEAARVALESVHRYPDGAATDLRARLADRHGVSASAITAGNGSNDVLDMIARVFLGPGANAVFSRHAFAVYPIATRAAGAAANVAPARPADDAEAPYGHDLEAMAAAVDADTRVVFVANPNNPTGTWIDGDTLHAFLRDLPDHLVAVVDEAYFECADVPGYPDATRWLDDFPNLIVTRTFSKVHGLSGLRCGYCLSSPEIADLLNRVRHPFNVNSAALAAATAALDDETFLAESVANNTRGRERLTDGLRELGLGVIPSAANFVAVDVGRDAAGVYEALLREGVIVRPVGGYEMPRHLRISVGIDSENERLLDALRRVLRA, from the coding sequence ATGTCTTTTGATCCCGTCGAGTTGGCTGTTCCGGGTGTGCGGGGGCTGGCGCCGTATGAGCCCGGGAAGCCGATCGAGGCGCTGGCCCGGGAATACGGGCTGTCGGACATCATCAAGCTCGCCTCGAACGAGAATCCCCGGGGCCCGAGTCCGCGCGCGGTCGAGGCGGCGCGCGTCGCGCTCGAATCGGTGCACCGGTATCCGGACGGGGCGGCGACGGACCTGCGGGCGCGGCTGGCCGATCGCCATGGCGTGAGCGCGTCGGCGATCACGGCCGGCAATGGCTCCAACGACGTGCTCGACATGATCGCGCGCGTGTTCCTCGGGCCGGGCGCCAATGCGGTGTTCTCGCGCCATGCCTTCGCCGTGTACCCCATCGCCACGCGCGCGGCCGGGGCGGCGGCGAACGTGGCGCCGGCGCGTCCGGCGGACGATGCCGAGGCACCCTACGGGCACGATCTCGAGGCCATGGCGGCCGCGGTCGATGCGGACACCCGGGTCGTGTTCGTGGCGAACCCGAACAACCCCACCGGGACCTGGATCGATGGTGACACCCTCCACGCCTTCCTGCGCGATTTACCGGACCACCTGGTCGCCGTGGTCGACGAGGCCTATTTCGAATGCGCTGATGTCCCCGGGTATCCCGATGCGACGCGCTGGCTCGACGACTTCCCGAATCTGATCGTCACGCGCACGTTTTCCAAGGTGCACGGCCTTTCCGGTCTGCGCTGCGGCTATTGCCTGTCATCCCCGGAGATCGCGGATCTGCTCAATCGCGTGCGCCATCCGTTCAACGTGAATTCGGCGGCACTGGCGGCGGCGACCGCGGCACTGGATGATGAGACGTTTCTCGCCGAGAGCGTCGCCAACAACACGCGCGGCCGTGAGCGCCTGACCGATGGCCTGCGGGAGCTCGGACTCGGTGTCATTCCTTCGGCGGCGAACTTCGTTGCGGTCGATGTCGGCCGTGATGCCGCCGGGGTGTATGAGGCCCTGCTGCGCGAGGGGGTAATCGTGCGTCCGGTGGGTGGCTACGAGATGCCGCGGCACCTGCGCATCAGCGTCGGTATCGACAGCGAGAACGAGCGCCTTCTCGATGCGCTGCGGCGGGTGTTGCGCGCATGA
- a CDS encoding integration host factor subunit beta, translating into MTKSELIDALARKQSHLAYKDVELAVKSLLETMSQSLSDGERIEIRGFGSFSLHFRPPRMGRNPKSGDAVVLRGKYVPHFKPGKALRERVNTLPLESDERQSRTG; encoded by the coding sequence ATGACCAAGTCCGAATTGATCGATGCGCTTGCGCGCAAACAAAGCCATCTCGCCTACAAGGATGTCGAGCTGGCGGTAAAGAGCCTGCTCGAGACAATGAGCCAGTCGCTCTCCGATGGTGAACGCATCGAGATTCGCGGATTTGGCAGTTTCAGCCTTCATTTCCGACCGCCGCGGATGGGGCGTAACCCGAAATCGGGTGACGCAGTGGTTCTGCGCGGCAAATACGTGCCCCATTTCAAACCGGGCAAGGCGTTGCGGGAACGGGTCAATACGCTCCCGCTGGAAAGCGACGAACGGCAGAGCCGTACCGGCTGA
- the rpsA gene encoding 30S ribosomal protein S1 — protein MSESFAELFEESLAKTNMRPGSLLMATVVDVRDDLVIVNAGLKSEGVIPANQFTDENGDLHIGVGDTVEVALDAVEDGFGETRVSREKARRVRAWAELESAFEASETVKGHITGKVKGGFTVDLNGIRAFLPGSLVDVRPVRDTSYLEGKELEFKVIKLDQRRNNVVVSRRAVVESEYSAEREELLKNLQEGQTVKGVVKNLTDYGAFLDLGGIDGLLHITDMAWKRVKHPSEVVEVGQELEVKVLKFDRERNRVSLGLKQLGEDPWVDIARRYPVGTRLFGKVTNIADYGCFVEIEEGVEGLVHVSEMDWTNRNVSPSKVVAIGDEVEVMILDIDEERRRISLGIKQCQPNPWDEFAATHNKGDRVVGRIKSITDFGVFIGLDGGIDGLIHLSDLSWNEAGEEAVHKYRKGEEVEAVVLSVDPERERISLGIKQLDKDPFANFVADNPKGSIVKGTVVDVEPKAATVDLGDGIEGVLRATELSRDRVEDARSVLSMGDEVECKFIGLDRKSRTVNLSIKAKDEAEERAVVNDYQRGESGGGTTLGDLLKEQIGAGDDKE, from the coding sequence ATGTCTGAAAGTTTCGCGGAACTGTTCGAGGAGAGCCTGGCAAAAACGAATATGCGGCCCGGCTCGCTGCTCATGGCGACCGTGGTTGACGTACGTGACGACCTGGTCATCGTCAACGCCGGCCTGAAGTCGGAAGGCGTAATCCCGGCGAACCAGTTCACCGACGAGAACGGTGATCTGCACATCGGCGTCGGCGATACGGTGGAAGTCGCGCTCGATGCGGTCGAGGACGGCTTCGGCGAGACCCGCGTCTCGCGCGAGAAAGCGCGGCGCGTGCGCGCCTGGGCGGAACTGGAATCGGCCTTCGAGGCGAGCGAGACCGTCAAGGGTCACATCACCGGCAAGGTCAAGGGCGGCTTCACCGTCGACCTCAACGGTATCCGCGCGTTCCTCCCGGGTTCGCTGGTCGATGTCCGCCCCGTGCGCGACACCAGCTATCTCGAGGGCAAGGAACTCGAATTCAAGGTCATCAAGCTCGATCAGCGCCGCAACAACGTGGTCGTTTCCCGCCGCGCCGTGGTGGAAAGCGAATACAGCGCCGAGCGCGAAGAACTCCTCAAGAATCTGCAGGAAGGCCAGACCGTCAAGGGCGTCGTCAAGAATCTCACCGATTATGGTGCGTTCCTCGACCTGGGCGGCATCGACGGCCTGCTGCACATCACCGACATGGCCTGGAAGCGGGTCAAGCATCCGTCCGAGGTCGTGGAAGTGGGTCAGGAGCTCGAGGTCAAGGTTCTCAAGTTCGACCGCGAGCGCAACCGTGTGTCGCTCGGCCTCAAGCAGCTGGGCGAGGATCCGTGGGTCGATATCGCGCGCCGCTACCCGGTTGGTACGCGCCTGTTCGGCAAGGTCACCAACATCGCCGATTACGGCTGTTTCGTGGAGATCGAGGAAGGCGTGGAGGGCCTGGTCCACGTGTCCGAGATGGACTGGACCAACCGCAACGTGAGCCCTTCGAAGGTCGTCGCGATCGGCGACGAGGTCGAGGTCATGATCCTGGATATCGACGAAGAGCGTCGCCGGATCTCGCTCGGCATCAAGCAGTGCCAGCCGAATCCGTGGGATGAGTTCGCGGCCACGCATAACAAGGGCGACCGCGTCGTCGGACGGATCAAGTCCATTACCGACTTCGGCGTGTTCATCGGCCTGGACGGCGGCATCGATGGCCTCATCCATCTGTCCGACCTCTCCTGGAACGAGGCGGGCGAGGAAGCGGTGCACAAGTACCGCAAGGGCGAAGAGGTCGAGGCGGTCGTGCTCTCGGTTGACCCCGAGCGCGAGCGTATCTCGCTCGGCATCAAGCAGCTCGACAAAGACCCGTTCGCCAACTTCGTCGCGGACAATCCCAAGGGCAGCATCGTCAAGGGCACGGTCGTCGATGTGGAACCGAAGGCCGCGACGGTCGATCTGGGTGACGGTATCGAAGGTGTGTTGCGCGCCACCGAGCTCTCGCGCGACCGGGTCGAGGATGCCCGTTCCGTGCTGTCGATGGGCGATGAGGTCGAGTGCAAGTTCATCGGTCTCGACCGCAAGAGCCGCACGGTCAATCTCTCGATCAAGGCCAAGGACGAAGCGGAAGAGCGGGCCGTGGTCAACGACTACCAGCGTGGCGAGAGCGGCGGTGGTACCACCCTCGGCGATCTGCTGAAGGAGCAGATCGGCGCGGGGGATGACAAGGAGTAG
- the aroA gene encoding 3-phosphoshikimate 1-carboxyvinyltransferase yields the protein MRSLVFHVEPGGALQGRARVPGDKSISHRAIMLGALADGVTEIDGFLEGADALGTLYAFRAMGVWIDGPAAGRVVIHGVGLDGLSAPDGPLDLGNSGTSMRLLAGLLAAQAFDTTLTGDASLSGRPMRRVTEPLGRMGALIETAEGGTPPLVIRGGQTLHAIEYESPVASAQVKSAILLAGLYASGRTCVKEPAESRDHTERMLTGFGWPVARTGLTSCVEGGGRLKARAIDVPADISSAAFFLVGATIAADSDLVLEHVGWNPTRTGVVEILRLMGADIEVLAEREVGGEPVADLRVRSAPLHGIDIPEALVPRAIDEFPVLFVAAACAQGRTRLTGAAELRVKESDRIQVMADGLAALGVDAQPTDDGIVIEGGPVDGGRVDSHGDHRIAMSFAVAGLRARSAIRIDDCRNVNTSFPGFAELARGLGLDLHEVSGDD from the coding sequence ATGAGATCACTCGTTTTCCACGTCGAACCCGGCGGCGCCCTGCAGGGCCGCGCCCGGGTGCCCGGCGACAAATCGATCTCCCATCGCGCGATCATGCTGGGGGCGCTCGCCGATGGCGTGACCGAGATCGACGGTTTTCTCGAGGGGGCGGATGCGCTCGGGACGCTCTATGCCTTCCGCGCCATGGGCGTGTGGATCGATGGCCCGGCCGCTGGGCGTGTGGTTATCCACGGGGTGGGGCTCGATGGTCTGAGTGCCCCGGATGGCCCGCTCGATCTCGGCAACTCGGGGACCTCCATGCGGCTGCTGGCCGGGCTGCTGGCCGCACAGGCCTTCGACACCACGCTGACGGGCGACGCATCGCTCTCCGGGCGACCGATGCGCCGCGTGACCGAGCCGCTCGGCCGCATGGGGGCGCTGATCGAGACCGCGGAGGGCGGCACGCCGCCGCTCGTGATCCGCGGCGGGCAGACCCTGCACGCTATTGAATACGAGTCGCCGGTGGCCAGCGCGCAGGTGAAATCGGCGATCCTGCTGGCCGGGCTGTACGCCAGTGGCCGGACCTGCGTGAAGGAGCCCGCAGAGAGTCGCGATCACACGGAACGCATGCTCACCGGTTTCGGCTGGCCCGTGGCGCGGACCGGGCTGACCAGCTGTGTCGAGGGCGGTGGTCGGCTCAAGGCGCGGGCGATCGATGTCCCGGCCGATATCTCCTCGGCGGCATTCTTCCTGGTCGGCGCCACGATCGCCGCGGATTCCGATCTGGTGCTGGAGCACGTCGGCTGGAATCCAACGCGGACGGGGGTCGTCGAGATCCTGCGCCTCATGGGCGCCGATATCGAGGTGCTTGCCGAGCGTGAGGTCGGTGGGGAGCCGGTGGCCGATCTGCGCGTGCGCAGCGCGCCGCTGCACGGCATCGATATCCCCGAAGCGCTCGTGCCGCGGGCGATCGACGAATTCCCGGTGCTGTTCGTGGCGGCTGCCTGTGCGCAGGGGCGGACGCGGCTGACGGGTGCGGCAGAACTCCGGGTCAAGGAATCCGACCGCATCCAGGTCATGGCGGACGGGCTGGCGGCGCTGGGCGTCGACGCGCAGCCGACCGACGACGGCATCGTCATCGAGGGTGGCCCGGTCGATGGTGGACGGGTCGACAGTCACGGAGACCACCGCATCGCCATGAGTTTCGCCGTGGCCGGACTGCGCGCGCGGTCCGCGATCCGGATCGACGACTGTCGCAACGTGAATACCTCATTCCCCGGTTTCGCCGAGTTGGCCCGCGGGCTGGGGCTCGATCTGCACGAGGTGTCCGGCGATGACTGA
- the cmk gene encoding (d)CMP kinase yields the protein MTERAGGGVPVVCIDGPSGSGKGTLARRVAEELGFYLLDSGALYRLTALAAVRRGVDLDDEAAVAEVAATMQPRFEPTGDGWTRTWLDGDHVTREIRAEEVGMNASRVAALPAVREALLALQRGFRQPPGLVADGRDMGSVVFPDAQLKIFLTASAEERARRRYKQLNDKGIGANLAALLNDIEARDEQDAQRAASPMVPADDAIVIDSTSLAIEEVTQQVLARARDCLQAE from the coding sequence ATGACTGAGCGGGCGGGTGGCGGCGTCCCGGTGGTCTGTATCGACGGGCCGAGCGGTTCGGGCAAGGGCACGCTCGCCCGCCGCGTGGCCGAGGAACTGGGTTTTTACCTGCTGGACTCCGGTGCCCTGTATCGGCTGACCGCACTGGCCGCCGTGCGCCGCGGTGTGGATCTGGACGACGAGGCGGCCGTGGCCGAGGTGGCGGCGACCATGCAGCCCCGGTTCGAGCCCACGGGGGACGGCTGGACGCGCACCTGGCTGGATGGCGATCATGTCACCCGGGAAATCCGCGCGGAAGAGGTCGGCATGAACGCCTCCCGCGTCGCCGCGCTGCCCGCGGTACGCGAGGCATTGCTCGCGTTGCAGCGCGGGTTCCGGCAGCCCCCGGGGCTGGTCGCGGACGGCCGTGACATGGGCAGCGTCGTGTTCCCGGACGCGCAACTCAAGATTTTCCTGACCGCTTCGGCCGAGGAGCGCGCGCGGAGACGTTATAAGCAGTTGAACGACAAGGGGATTGGTGCTAACCTCGCCGCCCTTCTGAATGACATCGAGGCGCGCGACGAGCAGGATGCGCAACGGGCGGCTTCCCCAATGGTGCCCGCCGACGACGCCATCGTGATCGATTCCACGAGTCTCGCGATCGAGGAAGTGACGCAGCAGGTTCTCGCGCGTGCGCGCGATTGCCTGCAGGCGGAGTAA
- the gyrA gene encoding DNA gyrase subunit A, protein MTEFAREIFPVNLEEEMRQSYLDYAMSVIVGRALPDARDGLKPVHRRVLFAMHELGVDWNKAYKKSARIVGDVIGKYHPHGDSAVYDAIVRMAQDFSMRYPLVDGQGNFGSIDGDAAAAMRYTEVRMAKVAHELLADIDKETVDFILNYDETEREPAVLPTRVPNLLVNGSSGIAVGMATNIPPHNLREIVNACIALIDDPTIDINQLMEYVPGPDFPTAGLINGSRGIREAYRTGRGRIEMRARTHIEEIDRGKREQIVVTQLPYQVNKARLLEKIAALVKEKRVEGISELRDESDKDGLRVVIELKRGEYTDVILNNLFKHTQLATVFGINMVALTEGQPRQMTLKEVLEAFVRHRREVVTRRSVYELRKARDRAHVLEGLAVALANIDPVIELIKASPNPAEAKQGLVERVWEPGVVSDMLERAGAHASRPENLDPGYGLGEQGYRLTPEQAQAILDLRLHRLTGLEQDKVVEEYSGILDRIAELIEILENPDRLMEVIREELEAIRDEYGDDRLTEIQERQDELTVEDLISDEDVVVTISHAGYAKAQPLGDYSTQRRGGRGKAATRMKDEDFIDRMFVASTHDTLLCFSSHGKVYWKKVWELPAAGRGARGKPIVNLLPLEPDERINAVLPVREFPEDQYVFMATRSGIVKKTPLSHFSRPRSSGIIAVDLRIDDWLIDVKLTDGDREIMLFSSGGKAIRFNEPEVRPMGRVSTGVRGMRLPEGDHLIALIIVGEGNILTATTNGYGKRTPVDQYRKTGRGGQGVRSIQTTERNGSVVGAVQVGDDDELMLISDGGTLVRTPAAEVSIVGRDAQGVRLIRLGEGERLVQLARIEKLASEEESDAGDDAAADAAGPAEAEGGEAPAGDDET, encoded by the coding sequence ATGACCGAGTTCGCCCGCGAGATCTTCCCGGTCAATCTCGAAGAAGAGATGCGCCAGTCGTACCTCGATTACGCGATGAGCGTGATCGTCGGCCGCGCGCTCCCGGATGCACGCGATGGCCTCAAGCCGGTGCACCGGCGCGTGCTTTTCGCGATGCACGAACTGGGCGTCGACTGGAACAAGGCCTACAAGAAATCCGCCCGTATCGTTGGTGACGTCATCGGTAAGTATCACCCGCATGGCGATTCGGCGGTCTACGACGCGATCGTGCGCATGGCGCAGGATTTCTCGATGCGCTATCCGCTCGTGGACGGGCAGGGCAACTTCGGTTCCATTGACGGCGACGCCGCCGCGGCCATGCGGTATACCGAGGTCCGCATGGCCAAGGTCGCCCATGAGCTGCTCGCGGATATCGACAAGGAAACGGTCGACTTCATCCTCAACTACGATGAGACCGAGCGTGAACCGGCCGTGCTGCCGACGCGGGTGCCGAACCTGCTGGTCAACGGTTCCTCGGGGATCGCGGTCGGCATGGCGACGAACATCCCGCCGCACAATCTGCGCGAGATCGTGAACGCCTGCATCGCCCTGATCGACGATCCGACCATCGACATCAATCAGTTGATGGAATACGTGCCGGGTCCGGATTTCCCGACGGCGGGCCTGATCAACGGCTCGCGCGGAATCCGCGAGGCCTACCGGACCGGCCGCGGCCGGATCGAGATGCGGGCGCGTACCCACATCGAGGAGATCGACCGCGGCAAGCGCGAGCAGATCGTCGTCACGCAACTGCCGTATCAGGTCAACAAGGCCCGGCTGCTCGAGAAGATCGCGGCGCTGGTCAAGGAAAAGCGCGTCGAGGGGATTTCCGAACTGCGCGACGAGTCGGACAAGGACGGTCTGCGGGTCGTCATCGAGCTCAAGCGCGGCGAATATACCGACGTCATCCTGAACAACCTGTTCAAGCACACGCAGCTGGCGACCGTGTTCGGGATCAACATGGTGGCGCTGACCGAGGGTCAGCCCCGCCAGATGACGCTCAAGGAGGTGCTGGAGGCGTTCGTCCGGCACCGGCGCGAGGTCGTGACCCGGCGCTCGGTGTACGAACTGCGCAAGGCCCGCGACCGCGCCCACGTCCTCGAAGGCCTCGCCGTGGCGCTGGCCAATATCGATCCGGTCATCGAGCTGATCAAGGCCTCGCCCAATCCGGCCGAGGCGAAACAGGGGCTGGTCGAGCGCGTGTGGGAGCCCGGTGTCGTATCGGACATGCTCGAGCGCGCCGGCGCCCATGCATCGCGGCCGGAGAACCTGGACCCCGGATATGGCCTTGGCGAGCAGGGCTACCGGCTGACGCCGGAGCAGGCGCAGGCGATCCTCGACCTGCGGCTGCACCGCCTGACCGGTCTCGAGCAGGACAAGGTGGTCGAGGAGTACAGCGGCATCCTCGACCGGATCGCGGAACTGATCGAGATCCTCGAGAATCCCGACCGCCTGATGGAGGTCATCCGCGAAGAACTGGAAGCGATTCGGGACGAGTACGGCGACGATCGCCTGACCGAGATCCAGGAGCGCCAGGACGAGCTCACCGTCGAGGACCTGATCTCGGACGAGGATGTCGTCGTAACGATCTCGCACGCCGGCTATGCCAAGGCGCAGCCGCTCGGTGACTACAGCACCCAGCGGCGCGGTGGGCGCGGCAAGGCGGCGACCCGGATGAAGGACGAAGACTTCATCGATCGCATGTTCGTCGCCTCCACCCACGACACCCTGCTGTGCTTCTCCAGTCACGGCAAGGTCTACTGGAAGAAGGTCTGGGAACTGCCGGCGGCCGGGCGCGGCGCGCGCGGCAAGCCGATCGTGAATCTCCTGCCGCTGGAACCGGATGAGCGGATCAATGCCGTGCTGCCGGTGCGCGAGTTCCCGGAAGACCAGTACGTGTTCATGGCGACCCGTTCCGGCATCGTCAAGAAAACACCGCTGTCACACTTCTCGCGTCCGCGCAGCAGCGGCATCATCGCCGTCGATCTGCGTATCGACGACTGGCTTATCGACGTGAAGCTCACCGATGGGGATCGCGAGATCATGCTGTTCTCGTCCGGCGGCAAGGCGATCCGTTTCAATGAGCCGGAAGTCCGGCCGATGGGGCGCGTGTCGACGGGCGTCCGCGGCATGCGGCTGCCGGAAGGGGATCACCTGATCGCCCTGATCATCGTGGGCGAGGGCAATATCCTTACCGCCACGACCAATGGCTACGGCAAGCGCACGCCGGTCGACCAGTACCGCAAGACCGGCCGGGGCGGCCAGGGCGTACGGTCGATCCAGACCACCGAGCGCAACGGTTCCGTGGTCGGCGCCGTGCAGGTGGGCGACGACGACGAACTCATGCTGATCTCCGACGGCGGCACCCTGGTTCGCACGCCGGCGGCGGAGGTGTCCATTGTCGGCCGCGATGCCCAGGGCGTGCGCCTGATCCGGCTCGGCGAGGGCGAACGCCTCGTCCAGCTCGCACGGATCGAGAAGCTCGCGAGCGAGGAAGAATCCGATGCCGGGGACGACGCCGCGGCAGACGCGGCCGGCCCGGCCGAGGCGGAAGGCGGGGAGGCGCCCGCTGGAGACGACGAGACGTGA